CCACGTCTTTGTAGGTGATGTTGTTGGCGAACCACTCGTGGCCGGACTCGTGGATGATGATGAAGTCGAACTTCAGCCCCCACCCGGTGCCGCTGAGGTCGTTGCCCAGGTAGCCGTTCTGGTACATGTTTCCGTAGGTGACGGAGCTCTGGTGTTCCATGCCCAGGTACGGGACCTCCACTAGTTTAAAGCCGTCCTCATAAAACGGGTAGGGTCCGAACCAGTGTTCGAAGGCGTCGAGCATGCCCGGGACCTGGGCGAACTGGGCTTTCGCTTTGTCCAGGTTTTCGCGGAGGACATAGTAGTCCAGGCTGAGGTCACCCTTTTCGCCGGCGTAGGTCTCGGTCCAGTGGGCGTAGTCGCCGACATTGACGTTGACGCCGTAGTTGTTGATCGGGTTGTCGACGAACCAATGATAGGTTTGGGTGCCATTGCGGGGTGCATCGACCTGTCGGAGCCGGCCGTTGGCGACGCCCACGAGGAAGTCCGGCACGGTGAGACTGATCAGCATGCTATCCGGCTCGTCGTACATGTGGTCTTTGTTCGGCCACCAGATGCTGGCGCCGATTCCCTGGTTGGAGGAGGCGACAAACGGCTTGCCGTTGGTATCCTGTTTCCAGGAGAGGCCGCCGTCCCACGGGGGGCGCACGGCGACCTTCGGGGCGCCGGCGAAGCGAATCGAGAGATTGTGGTCGGCGCCGACGGTTTGCGGGTTCGTCAGGTCGATATAGTAGACATTGCCGTCTCGCTCGAAAGCGAGGGGAGTGCCGGCCTGTTCGACGGCCTCGATCCGCATCGGCGGCTGGAGGTCAATCTGCAACCGCTGGCCCGGCGCGAGGACGCGGTAATGGACGGTATTGAGGCCGGCGAGGGTCTGGGAGGCGGGGTCGACGGCGACATCGAGGTGGTAATACGTAAGATCCCACCAGGCGCGCTCGGGTGTGATCGAGCCGCGGAGGGTGTCCTGGCGGGTGAACTGGGCGCTGGCGTCGAGGGTAAGCAAGACGCTCGAGAGGAACGCCAGTAAAAGCAGGTGTTTTTGCATAGCACTGTTTATGACTCGCAAGACCCGAAGGGTTTCTAAAACCCTTCGGGTCTAAACGATTGGCGCGTGTTTTCGTGCCGGGGTATAACACATATTTCATCTGATTGCGTATGTTGAAACCGCCAAAGAACGATCGATAGTACCTGATTTGTGCGGTCGTTCATGGATGGGAGGATACAAGGTGGCGGAGACTACTCGACGGCTCGATCATCCCACATCACGCGAGGTGTTACATGACGACGTGGCGATGCAATCGCGCTTGTATTCGACGATCTGCCGAAACCCGTGCCGGCGGATTTTGATGTGTTCCTCGCGCCTTCTCAGGTGCTGGATGGGGTTGCGAGAAATCAGATTCTGCCAACGGCCGGCGGCGTATCGGTCAAACTCTTCCTGTTGTATTGAACGGGAAACGGTATTTTGCGTGGGATATCACCAGCCGGCCATCCTCCTATGACACCCGTTCAGCAAGACCTGCTTATTGCCGAGTACAACGCGCTTCGCGCCGAGAACCTGCTGCGCATCGATCATCTCGCTGCTCAGGCCCGGCATATCCTGGTGCTCAATGGAGCCAGCTGGGCGTGGATGCTTACACAGGATGAGTTGCTGACGCGAATCGCTTACTGGATTCCGCTCCTGATTACCCTGCTCTTCTGGGCCAATAATTTTCTGACAATCAAGACGATCCGTCGGGTATCCGGCTACCTGAAGCATATGACCGAGAAGGTCGACCTGCCTCACGAACTGGGGTGGGAGCGTTATCTGAAAACCCACCCGCTTGGGCACATGAGTAGGTGGACGTTCTTTTTCTGGATCGTGTTGGTTGTGGGCAATTTCGTGTTGCCCATCTATCTGATGATCGCGAAATGAACGCGATCGTCATCCGGTTGGCCACGTTCGATGACCTGCCGGCGCTTCGTGCGCTGATCCCTGAATCCGTCCGAGGCCTCAGCCGGCCCTTTTATTCGGACACCCAGATCAAACAGGCCATCGTCCAGGTCTTCGGGGTGGATACGCAACTGATCAATGACGGCACCTATTTCGTGGCCGAGATTGGAGGCGTGATTGCGGGGTGTGGCGGCTGGAGCCGGCGGAGGACGTTGTACGGAGGGGACCAGATGAAGGCTGCCGAGGACCCGCTGCTCGATCCTTCCGGCGACGCAGCCCGCATCCGGGCATTTTTTGTCCACCCGACCTATGCGCGCCGGGGGATCGGCGGGGCGATCCTGAGGGCGAGCGAAGCAGCGGCGCGCGAGGCCGGCTTCCTGGCGCTCGAACTGGTGGCGACGTTGCCGGGCGAGCCCCTCTACCGGGCGTTTGGATTCGAGGCGGTGGAGCGTTACGAAGCCGTGTTGCCCGGTGGGGTGATGTTGCCTCTGGTAGCCATGCGAAAGGAAGTGGGCGTCAGGTGATGCCCTTTTCGCGGATGAGGCGGGCGATGCGCCGCGCCTCGCGGCCGGCCTCTCGTAGCAGGCCGCCACGCGAGTTCTTGAACCCGCAGAAAAACAGCCCGGACACGTCGGTCTCCCGGCCGCTCGTGCGGGCGCAACCGTTCTCGTCGAGCGCCGCGTCCGCGTCGTTTAGATAGGCCTTCAGATTCTGCCGGTAGCCGGTGCCGAGCACCACGCCGTCGAATACGGCCATGCGGCCATCGGCGAACGTCACGGTGTCGCCATCGAATCGTTCGAGGCCGGGATATACGGTGATCCGCCCCGATTTAATGAGCTCGATCGTGCCGACATCCAGAACCGGCGTCGTTTTGTCTCGCTCGATCTGCGTCATGCCGCCGTATGGTAGGCGACGAATGCCGTAATCAGACAGGTCGCCCAGCACGAGGCGCGGGAGGGTGCTCGTGAAGGCGTCGGCGACCCGCGACGGGAGCCGGCTCAGCAGCACCGAGACGGAGTGCGTGGACATCCCGAACAGGTCGCGCGGCGCTACGTTGACGGCGTTGCGAACGGCCATCGCCACATCGGCGCCGTGTTCGCAGAGGTCGAGCGCGATCTCCGCGGCCGAGTTACCGAAGCCCACAACGAGCATGCGGGCGCCTTTGAATACGCTCCCGTTGGCATATTCCGAACTATGGAGCATCGAACCCGGAAAGGCCTCCATTCCCGGCCAGGTCGGTCGATGCGGCGTGTGGCTCTGGCCCGTGGCGATAACGAGGTACTGCGATCGGTATCGGGTGTCGCGCGTGGTGGTGACCCATCGTCCGGCGTCTTGCCGGGCCTCGACGACGTCCTGACCATACCGGGGCTCGAGGCGGAACGTGCGGGCATAGTCCCGAAGATACGCGGCCACCTGCCGGCGGGACGGGTAACGTGGCGTTTCTTTGGGGTATGGGAGATGGGGTAGTGCAGAGAACTGCTTGTGGGTGTGCAGCTGTAGCCGATCGTACCGACGATCCCAGGCAGATCCGGGTGTGTTATTCCTTTCGAGCAGGATATGGGGGATGTGGTCATGCCGCAGGCACGCGCCAACAGCCAGCCCGGCCGCGCCGGCGCCGATGATCAGGGTGACGGTTTCTATGGTTGGGAACGTTGTTGAATCCATACGTGCTTGCAGTGAGGATTCAATATAGGGCCATCAGGCCGTTGTCTTCAATCTGGCGAGTGCAAACGATCGTGTGCAACCATTCGGTAGCCTCCAGGCCATAGCGAACGATCACCGCGAAAAAGCCGCCTTGAGATCGCTCCAGGACACCGCGCCTCCAAGCTCCCGATCCGTCCACTCGCTGAGGCTCCAGAGGCCGTCATCGCCCTGGACGATGATCCAGATGAGCCGGCCCTGGGCGCCTGTCGGCACTTCGGGACGCGAGTGGTTGATGGTGAGGGTGTAGGTGGCGTCGTACTGGAAGCGGTCGTCGGTGATGACGGACACGGAGGGGTCGGTGAGGACCAGGCGGTGGCCGGTGGAGAGCTGTGCGGCGGACGCGGCGGTGCTGAAATAACGTTCCTCCTCGGCCTTGCTCCAGGACGTCCAGGTGGAAGGGTCCTGCCCGAGCGCGGCGGCCGTGGGGGTGAACATGAGGTCGGCCGCCAGGGAGCGGCCGTAGTTGGGGGCGTTCATCTCCTCGACGGCGGACAGGATGTTTTCGATCACCTGCTCGGGCGTGTCGGGCTGGAGGAAGGTGCCGCCTTCCGACGCCGGCGGTTCCGGCTCACGCGCCGAAAAGACGTCGCAGGAGGCCAGCATCACCGCAATCATCAACCATCCGAGCGGGCGGGCGGCCGTCCGCACCGCCAACTGCCCCGCTGTATGAATCATGGCGCGGCCTCGGCGAACGGCGCGAGCGCCTCTTCCTCTGCGCGAACCCCATCGAACCACCCGTTGATGCGGCGGACGACCTCGTCGAGCAGAGAATCGGGGCAGGAGGCGCCTGCGGTGAGCAGGATATCGAGGGGGCGGTGGGCCGGCAGCCAGTCCAGCGATTCGGTCTCCGCGTGCCGGTGCAGGTCGAAGTGCGAGATCCGGTTCGGCCCGTGTACATCCTCTGCGCCTCGCACGAAATATGTCGGCATCACCTCTTCGCACAGCTCCACGAGGTGGGTGGTGTTGGACGAGTTGAAGCCGCCGACGATAAGCGCCACGTCCGCCCCGTCGTCAATCAGGGCGCGTGTGGCGGACTGATTTTCGTTGGTCGCGTAACACAACGTATCGTTGGTGTCGGCGAAGTGGGCGTCCAGGCCGGCGGCGCCGTAGCGGCTCACCATGGCATCGCGCAAGAGCGAGGCGATGGCCTGGGTCTCGGTGGCGAGCATGGTCGTCTGGTTGACGACGCCGATGCGTGCGAGGTCGCGATCCGGGTCGAATCCGTCCGAGTACTTGCCGGCGAAACGGCGGTGGAAGAAGCCGGCATCCGCCTCGCCCCGGATGACCCGCGCGAGGTCCCGCGCTTCGTCCATGTTCAGCACCACCACCACGGGCGCAGCCTGCCGGGCATGTGAAAACGTGGCCTGGGTCTCCTCGTGGTTTCGTTTGCCGTGGACGACCACCGTGTACGCCTGCTGCCCGATCTGCTGGCTTTTTTTCCACACCTTCTCGACGAACGGGCAGGTGGTGTCGTAGGTCGTGGTGTCCAGGCCGCGCCGGCGGAGGTCGGCCTCGATCTCCACCGAGGCGCCGAATGCCGGGATGAGCACCACGTCGTCCGGCGTGAGGGTGTCGAACGGGATGAGCTGCTCGCCGGAGGTGGTTCGCAAGAACCGGATGCCGCGCGCCTGGAGGTCGTCGTTCACGCGGGGGTTGTGGATCATCTCCGAGAGCAGGAAAATGCGCTTGCCGGGGTTTTCGTCGAGGGCGCGGTAGGCGATCTCGATGGCCTGCTCCACGCCGTAGCAGAACCCGAAATGGCGGGCGATCTTATAGCGAATGGGGCCGAAATCGAGTACCGAGGGGGTGAGGTCCTTCTTCCGGGGGTCGGAAATCCGCCGGGCCGCCTTGACGCGAGAGATCAGCGGGCTTCGGTAGAACAGGGGTACGTCGAACTGTCGGGCCATGGCGCGGAGCGGGTGAGGTCGGAGCCCTGTAACGCCGGCCGCCGGCCGCGGTTCGGGCGTTCACCAGCCGGAAAGGGAGGCCCGGGGCAGGGTGATGGTAAAGGTGGAACCTTCGCCCGGGGCTGATTGGACGTCGATCGTGCCGGCCATAAGGATGACATATTCGAGAGCGACCGCGAGGCCGATGCCGGCGCCCTGCTGGATCACCTCGGTCATGCGCTCCTCGCGGCTGAACCGTTCGAACAGACGGGGCATGAACTCCGCCGAGATGCCTCGGCCGGTGTCGCGCACCTGGATCGCCACGCGCACTCCATCCCCCGACAGCTGTAGGACTACTTCGCCACTTTCCGTGTATTTGATGGCATTCTGGATGAGATTGACGAGTACCTGGCGCAGGCGCTGGACATCGGCGGCGACGTAGAGTAGGCCGGCGCTGTCCTCGACCTCCAGCGTCAGCCCTTTCCGTTCGGCGGTCGGGTAGAGCTGGTGCACGACGTCGTCGCACAGCGCATTCAGGGCCACGGGAGCGATGCGCAGCTCGTGCCGGCCGGAGAGGATGCGGGAGAATTCGACCAGCTCGTTCACCAGGTCCAGCGATTGTTCGACGCTCGACAGGATCGTCTTGAAAAATTCGCGCTGATGGGGCTCCAGCCGGCCCTCAAGCTCCTCCCATAGCAACTGGGTGTACCCGAGGATCGCCGCCAGCGGGGCGCGTAACTCGTGGCTCAGGCTGCCGGCGAAGACCAGCTGGGGGTCGGCGGAGGAGTCTGATGACAACGGGGCGTGGGAGGAAACGGTGGAGGGAGCAGAACACACGGCTGGTATCGACAGACGGGAGCGCTCGGTTAAAATGGCCACGATTTTCAAACACCTCCACCGCATGGAGTCCGTATCTTCCAGCCGAGATCTCCCGTTCGATGCTGATTTTTTTAAATAGATAGTCCATGTCCCGACCGTTACGCGTTGGCCTTCTCACCGGCGGCGGCGATTGCCCCGGCCTGAACGCCGTGGTTCGCGCCGTCACCAAAAGCCTCATCATCCAGCATAACGCCGAGGTCATCGGGTTCGAGGATGGGTTTCTGGGCTTGATCGAGGAGCGCATTCGCCCGCTCGACTACCACGATGTCAGCGGCATCCTCACCCTTGGCGGCACCATCCTCGGAACCAGCAACCGCGCCAACCCCTTCCGCTTCTACAAACGCGGCGACGCCGACGTCTCGAGCCAGGTCGCCAAGTTCGTGCGCACGCTGGGTCTCGACGCCATTGTGGTCATCGGCGGGGACGGGACGATGTCGATCGCGCATGGAATGCAGGAACTGGGGGTGAACATCGTGGGCGTCCCTAAGACGATCGACAACGACTTGCCGGCGACGGATCGGACGTTCGGGTTCGATTCCGCGGTGGCCATCGCCACGGAGGCGATCGACCGATTGCATACCACGGCACAGAGCCATCATCGAGTGATGATCCTCGAGACGATGGGGCGTTACGCCGGCTGGATCGCGCTATATGCCGGGGTCGCCGGCGGCGCGGATGTGATCCTCATCCCCGAATTTGAGTACGATGTTAACGAGATCGCGCGCGTGTGCAAGGAGCGGGAGAGTGGCGGGCAGCGGTTCACCATCATCTGCGTGGCCGAGGGCAGCAAGCCGAAAGGTGGCTCGATGGTCGTTCAGAGCATCGTGGAA
The DNA window shown above is from Rhodothermales bacterium and carries:
- a CDS encoding 4-hydroxy-3-methylbut-2-enyl diphosphate reductase codes for the protein MARQFDVPLFYRSPLISRVKAARRISDPRKKDLTPSVLDFGPIRYKIARHFGFCYGVEQAIEIAYRALDENPGKRIFLLSEMIHNPRVNDDLQARGIRFLRTTSGEQLIPFDTLTPDDVVLIPAFGASVEIEADLRRRGLDTTTYDTTCPFVEKVWKKSQQIGQQAYTVVVHGKRNHEETQATFSHARQAAPVVVVLNMDEARDLARVIRGEADAGFFHRRFAGKYSDGFDPDRDLARIGVVNQTTMLATETQAIASLLRDAMVSRYGAAGLDAHFADTNDTLCYATNENQSATRALIDDGADVALIVGGFNSSNTTHLVELCEEVMPTYFVRGAEDVHGPNRISHFDLHRHAETESLDWLPAHRPLDILLTAGASCPDSLLDEVVRRINGWFDGVRAEEEALAPFAEAAP
- a CDS encoding HAMP domain-containing sensor histidine kinase, giving the protein MSSDSSADPQLVFAGSLSHELRAPLAAILGYTQLLWEELEGRLEPHQREFFKTILSSVEQSLDLVNELVEFSRILSGRHELRIAPVALNALCDDVVHQLYPTAERKGLTLEVEDSAGLLYVAADVQRLRQVLVNLIQNAIKYTESGEVVLQLSGDGVRVAIQVRDTGRGISAEFMPRLFERFSREERMTEVIQQGAGIGLAVALEYVILMAGTIDVQSAPGEGSTFTITLPRASLSGW
- a CDS encoding GNAT family N-acetyltransferase; protein product: MNAIVIRLATFDDLPALRALIPESVRGLSRPFYSDTQIKQAIVQVFGVDTQLINDGTYFVAEIGGVIAGCGGWSRRRTLYGGDQMKAAEDPLLDPSGDAARIRAFFVHPTYARRGIGGAILRASEAAAREAGFLALELVATLPGEPLYRAFGFEAVERYEAVLPGGVMLPLVAMRKEVGVR
- a CDS encoding NAD(P)/FAD-dependent oxidoreductase, encoding MDSTTFPTIETVTLIIGAGAAGLAVGACLRHDHIPHILLERNNTPGSAWDRRYDRLQLHTHKQFSALPHLPYPKETPRYPSRRQVAAYLRDYARTFRLEPRYGQDVVEARQDAGRWVTTTRDTRYRSQYLVIATGQSHTPHRPTWPGMEAFPGSMLHSSEYANGSVFKGARMLVVGFGNSAAEIALDLCEHGADVAMAVRNAVNVAPRDLFGMSTHSVSVLLSRLPSRVADAFTSTLPRLVLGDLSDYGIRRLPYGGMTQIERDKTTPVLDVGTIELIKSGRITVYPGLERFDGDTVTFADGRMAVFDGVVLGTGYRQNLKAYLNDADAALDENGCARTSGRETDVSGLFFCGFKNSRGGLLREAGREARRIARLIREKGIT
- a CDS encoding M1 family metallopeptidase encodes the protein MQKHLLLLAFLSSVLLTLDASAQFTRQDTLRGSITPERAWWDLTYYHLDVAVDPASQTLAGLNTVHYRVLAPGQRLQIDLQPPMRIEAVEQAGTPLAFERDGNVYYIDLTNPQTVGADHNLSIRFAGAPKVAVRPPWDGGLSWKQDTNGKPFVASSNQGIGASIWWPNKDHMYDEPDSMLISLTVPDFLVGVANGRLRQVDAPRNGTQTYHWFVDNPINNYGVNVNVGDYAHWTETYAGEKGDLSLDYYVLRENLDKAKAQFAQVPGMLDAFEHWFGPYPFYEDGFKLVEVPYLGMEHQSSVTYGNMYQNGYLGNDLSGTGWGLKFDFIIIHESGHEWFANNITYKDVADMWVHEGFTAYSENLYVDYHFGKEASADYVIGTRDRIQNDRPIIGPYGVNKSGSGDMYYKGANLLHTVRALVGDDARWRAILRGLNEAFYHQTVTTQQIEQYIIDQSGIDLRPVFDQYLRDSRIPTLAYRWEDGNTLAYRWTEVIEGFDMTVELTVAGQAYRVQPSTDWQTLETLSRGEVVVDRDYYIVERNLTE
- a CDS encoding ATP-dependent 6-phosphofructokinase; this translates as MSRPLRVGLLTGGGDCPGLNAVVRAVTKSLIIQHNAEVIGFEDGFLGLIEERIRPLDYHDVSGILTLGGTILGTSNRANPFRFYKRGDADVSSQVAKFVRTLGLDAIVVIGGDGTMSIAHGMQELGVNIVGVPKTIDNDLPATDRTFGFDSAVAIATEAIDRLHTTAQSHHRVMILETMGRYAGWIALYAGVAGGADVILIPEFEYDVNEIARVCKERESGGQRFTIICVAEGSKPKGGSMVVQSIVESSPDPIRLGGICKVLEHQLNTHLRSEIRTTILGHVQRGGTPTAYDRTLATAFGAYAAAMVADGRYGHMVALRDNSLTCVPLADVANRIRTVPTDAPMVLAGLAVGTSFGVSQFDQRFLGHQDARTVT